The genomic window GTAAAAAATCAATATATCGAAGGATCGAATTTTGTTGACGAGCAGCCTCACAGGATACAGCAAAAGGTCGGATGGTGCTACCAAGAAACTCCTGCAGCAGCCGGCTGATGACCTCAAAGGAGTGTCCTGAAAGGAGAGGGAAAGAGGAGAAAGATGCGAGTGCAGTACGCACACGCAAAAGAATAAATTTCTCTTGTCTGTACTCTGGTGGCCGAAGCGTTGCTGCGACGTTGACAGGGGGCGGGGGAAGGAGGGAAAAAAgtcaagagaaaaaaaaggtcggcTGCAAGAAGCAATAAAAAGGAGTAGTAGTCTCGGAAAAGCCAGTTGGAGCAATGAGAGTGGGAGTTTAGGTACCACGCCAATGCGCAGGCAGGGGAAAGATGTGCAAGTGGAGACGGCGCTGCAAGCCGCGGAGAGAGTGAACACCTAATCCACCCTCGCGCTACTAATTAAGGCGTGGCACGAGTTTATGGTGGGGTCCTAGGCAGGTAGAAAATCCATTGATAGTTTGATACAACAGATTGAAATAGAAGCCCGAGCAATAATAACACGAAGCTTCTTTGCCAGCAGGGATCCACCACAACGATTACCTTGACTTTTCCGACTGAATCAAATGCGACGCAACAATCCGGCAACTGTTGACTTATCACATACCTGGTCTGTACTTGGGTACCTGCTTACTACGACGTCGCTTTTGGCTGAAATAAAGGAGTACATGCGAAAGGGCAAGGTTTGAGGTAAGGATGACGAGTTTGGTGTTTCTTCTTGACAGAATCATGGGCAACTGTGGGTAGGGTGTTACGTctcaacttttttttggcgccACCATGTCTCTCCCAGAAGGAAGAGGGAGACGGGGAATGCCTTGGACATCAGACAGGATGAGTGCGGTACTTACAAACCAAGGACAAATATTGGATGGAATATAGGCACCTGCCTGGCGGATGAAGTCGATCCATGCCTATATGTTCATTCACCTCTTAACTATTTTGGGAAACggcaaaacaacaacaagtaTGAACTGCAATATGAAGACGTGGAAATTTTTGATCGTCATCCAACGATGCTGTAAAAGCCAAGCTTTTATTTATGCTCTCGTCTAGGACGGTGCATGGTCCATACGTGTACCTAAACAGTACTGTACTGCAGCTGACTGACAACCACACCATTCATGCCACAGCCACCACACACGGTTTTGTTTTCATCTACCAAAGTCTATCAATCATCAATGTCgtagccaccaccaccaccacaaaaCGATAACTAGCTCCAAAAGCTAGCGAGTTTAAGGGAATGTAGTCTACCATTCATGCACCGCGGCCGTAGAGGTAAGCAGCCGGAGGTGTTTGGTAATAGGCGGACAAAAGAATCAATCTTGGCACGATTAAGTTTCCTTCAGCAAAACGAGCATGGTAATAGGCTCTATGCTGTACACACTAATGCCGTCAAATATGACTGTAAAAAATCAGGGAGGGACGTCCCTTCACGTTGGGTTAACAGATTTGTAGGTCGACCACACCAGGAAAAAAGGCGCAAGGCCAGGGGAACAAGGTCGGGTCGTCATATTCGTCAAACGAGGTGCATGCAGCGTGCATGTTGCGCACGAGTTGCACCGAAAGGCAGGCTATCGACCCATCATGACAGATCCTAGAGTGTCGTAGGTTTGTTTGCCCAAATGCAAGAATGTCTCTTTGCCCTAGAAAAAAGCTCGTCAAAAACGCCTGGGTGGCGGGTTGAGAAACCTTCAAAACGCCGCCGAATCGATGCCTTTTGTCCTTCCGAGAAACCCCCAGTTTGCCGTCGTTATTGCTTAATTTGATCAAACATCGTCCGTTCAGGCCGTCTCCCGCTTGCCCTCCTTGAACTCCTTCTGCAGAGGAAGTCAGTATTTGCGCTTGTCGCCGGGACGGTGGTAGTCAGTTTGGAGTCGGGCTCACAATAGCCTTGGCCGTTCCGTGCAGCGCGTGCCTGTGGTTACGGCGGAACTTGGGGTCGGTACCCTTGAGCGAGGGGTACCTTGAGGTCTTGGGCTTCTTAATACTACACGTCCATGCAGAGTGTCAGCTGTCTTCCTCCTCCAATTTTCGGCTCCTCTCAAGGCTGTGATCGGGTGGCAGGAATCGTGCGAGTGATTTCGTTTGATCGTGTCGATGATTGGAGAGGCTCGCGGGGTGGGAAGCCAACGTACCCGTTGCGGTGAGCCTTCCGCGACTGGTTGTGCTGAGACGAGTTCTTTGACTctgaaaaaacaaaaactgtCAGTATTGGCTGGGTTTTGCAGGTGCAATCATTAGGATTCAAAGTTTACGTACTGGCCATTGTGAATGTGGTTTACCGAGTTTGAGGGTCGGGAATGGCGGCGATGAGGTTTTCGGAGCTTTGGAGTTCAGTAGGTGATGCTTTGCTTTGTGCGGGTCAAAGCGAACAGTATCTCTAGGGTTGGAGGTTGCTAATGTAGCACGTGACAGAACCCGCTCTGACCCTAACCCTCCGCATCAGAACATGTGGGGTGCACGAGCACGCTAGTACTTGAACAGTGGTCCTGCTTGACTGGGTATTCTGAcacctagactagaactagactataATTGTTCAGTACTGCAATCGCCTGTCTAAACTGCATGTCGTGCAGGCGGCCTCGAAACCGACAACGGTCATGAGAATTGAGAACAAAGGAATATACAGAAACGGACAGCACACTGGGGACCATCCCAAATTTTTTGTTTACAATTGTCAAAAATCCAAAGACGTAACTGAGGTTCTATTCAACTTACAGTAAAGCATGTACAAAGCGAAGCGTGAATATCAACCGCGCCTGATGGAAATTGTCCAAGATGCAACAAAGGTGTTCAACAATGCCGACAACGCTCTCCTCATAATTTAGTGTAGAGTAATCCATGTCTAATTTCTAGAGTCTGGCTGGTTCTgacgtctttttttcttttcttttttactttGTAACCAGGGGCGAGACCTTGCTTGCCGCACCACTGGCCGCAGATGTCGCCTTTGAGGCCAGATCCGCAGCGCTGTACAGCTGTTTTGACCTGGCGGTTTGAATATAGCGCAAGAATAGGATGAAAAGAAGCTCCACTCTATGATGATACAGAATACAGTCAGTACGGTCTTCAAGCACGGAATTATGGCAGTAAGATGGTTGCTCACCTCTCCTTGGTCATCATGAGGAAGCCCTGAACGAGCAGGCCCTTCAGAATTTGCGGTCCAATACCCTTAAACAAGCCTGTTGGCCCGTCATTGTCGATAATGAAGCGCATGACCTCGACAAAACTCTTGAAGGGCTTGCCTTTCCTCGACGCAGGCGGCTTAGACTGTAGACCGACCTTGGCAACGATGAGGGGTTGGGTTGCAATCGTGGCCAGAGACTTTGACATAGCTCCGAGGACTAGGGAGGTTTAGAGAATTAGTAAGTGTTCTGCTGAACATGGTTTTGAGATACAACTCACCGAAAGCCTCCCAAGGCTTCAGGTTACTCTTTCCGGGAAAGAAGAGAACCTTCAGGCGCTCATAAGCACCATAGGTGATAGCAGGGTTAACCACCAGTACCAAACTCGCCTTCAGACCCCGCCAGAGCCCAAACACGCCGTCTTCGCTCTCGATGACATCCTTTGCTGTGTCCAATAACCCCTTGCGCTCCTCCTTGCTCTGAGTCTGTTGTCGCGTGGTTACGACGGCAACAGGGATGGTGCAGAGTTGTGCGACAGCACCGGC from Pyricularia oryzae 70-15 chromosome 4, whole genome shotgun sequence includes these protein-coding regions:
- a CDS encoding 60S ribosomal protein L29; protein product: MAKSKNSSQHNQSRKAHRNGIKKPKTSRYPSLKGTDPKFRRNHRHALHGTAKAIKEFKEGKRETA
- a CDS encoding peroxisomal adenine nucleotide transporter 1; amino-acid sequence: MSAQAKSAPIGPWARATAGATGAVLANALVYPLDIVKTRLQVQVKPKTGETPAPGSEPHYNSTWDAITKIMEQDGLGGLYAGMGGSLIGVASTNFAYFYWYSVVRSLYFKSVSKTGIAPSAPSTAVELSLGAIAGAVAQLCTIPVAVVTTRQQTQSKEERKGLLDTAKDVIESEDGVFGLWRGLKASLVLVVNPAITYGAYERLKVLFFPGKSNLKPWEAFVLGAMSKSLATIATQPLIVAKVGLQSKPPASRKGKPFKSFVEVMRFIIDNDGPTGLFKGIGPQILKGLLVQGFLMMTKERVELLFILFLRYIQTARSKQLYSAADLASKATSAASGAASKVSPLVTK